The genomic interval TTGTACTATAAACCTCTGAAACTGTTTAGACATATGGCTTTGAGTGAAAAACACTGCTGATCGAGGTAAGTTCTCGTGTTTTCACAACTGACTGCAGATGGCTCAAAACTCAACAACCATAGACTCATCATCAGAAAACTAGAAGGAAAGGAGGAATTCATGATCACTGCCAAAATTCTCGCTTTTGCCGGGAGTGCTCGCCAAGATTCTGTCAACAAAAAACTGGTGAAAATTGCCGTTGAAGGAGCTAAAGCCGTAGGTGCAGAAGTGACCTACCTGGATTTCCGCGATCTGCCCTTACCGCTCTATGATGGGGATTTGGAGGAGGCTGAGGGACTGCCAGAGAATGCCCTCAAGCTCAAGGCCCTAATGAAAGCGCATCAGGGATTCCTCATTGCCTGCCCAGAATACAACAGTTCGATCACCCCACTGCTGAAAAATGCGATCGATTGGGCATCGCGTCCTGAACCGGACGAACCTTCATTGGTGTGTTTCAAAGAAAAGGTTGCGGTGTTAATGAGTGCTTCCCCTGGAACATTGGGAGGCTTACGAGGATTAACTCATGTCCGTTCCATTCTTGGCAACATTGGGGTTCTGGTGTTGCCAGATCAGGAAGCAATTGGGAACGCTTATCAAGCGTTTGATGAGAATGGCAATTTGAAGGATGAAGCCCAACAGACAAGTATCTTGCAACTTGGCAGCAAACTCGCAACGGTGACTGCCAAACTCAATCTCCCTGTCTAAACAAAGTAGAGCATTTCAACGTTCAGTGCTCCAGACGGTAAAGGTGCGGCTTCCCAGGTTCACACCACCGTGGCTCTTGGTTAAAAGGAAACCTGCCACTTGTCTGAGCAGCATGGTTTCATCGCAAATTGACTGCGTCTGGGTATGAAAAAGTTTGACCAGTAGATTTCAACAACATCGGAGAACAACAATTATGACTCAAGCAAAGCATCCTGCTGATCCAACCCCTCCAACCCTGGAAGGGAAACTGGCTCTGTTACGAAAATTAAGGGATGAATTGGGCAGCGGTGATACCATTCGTCGTCTCTTTTTTGGTGATTTAGAACCCATTGCCCTTCAACCC from Mastigocladopsis repens PCC 10914 carries:
- a CDS encoding NADPH-dependent FMN reductase, producing MITAKILAFAGSARQDSVNKKLVKIAVEGAKAVGAEVTYLDFRDLPLPLYDGDLEEAEGLPENALKLKALMKAHQGFLIACPEYNSSITPLLKNAIDWASRPEPDEPSLVCFKEKVAVLMSASPGTLGGLRGLTHVRSILGNIGVLVLPDQEAIGNAYQAFDENGNLKDEAQQTSILQLGSKLATVTAKLNLPV